In Styela clava chromosome 10, kaStyClav1.hap1.2, whole genome shotgun sequence, the sequence ATTGACGATTTTGTGTCTGGATTGATTGTAGCTCAGTTACTTTTTCTTCAATCCGAAAGCAACAAGAAACCTATTCACATGTATATCAACTCTCCTGGTCAGTAGATAAAGGTAGATAtttataaaatctttttcaGTAGTATCCAAATGGTTTTATCGCTTGCTATTATCTCTAACATCAACTTAACTAATTCTCTTGATGAAGTACCAGTACTTCTCCTTTATATCCCTGAAATTGTCGTTTCAATATAACAACATTTTTAGGTGGTTCAGTAACAGCTGGTTTGGCAATCTATGATACAATGCAACATGTTCATTGTCCTGTTGCAACTTGGTGTATGGGACAAGCAAGTAGTATGGGTTCATTACTATTGGCATCTGGTACAAAAGGCATGAGGCAATCGCTCCCTCATTCTCGAATCATGTTACATCAACCACATGGAGGTGCTCAGGTATGAGTTTTAATGCTGGTTGTGAGATTGATGTTTTCTGTTTTAAACACCTCTTTTCTATAGGGTGGTTGTTAGaaaaacagaatttatttttacaaagaatacTTTAGACACAGTTTTTTAAAGACATTTTTCATATTACACTCATAATTGCTCAAATTGTCATCTGTGCACTTCAGATCAGTGTCTTAACCTAGAAGTCAATGCTTGTGTAGCATTTTGAAGGTTAACTTGTGAGATATCATTCCAATTCAACCTATGCCTCTACGCATTTTATTCGTGTTCATCTGACCTTCAagttttctgcttttctagcgaTCACCCTGTGTCTTTGATTaaggtaaaaaataaattagtatGCTTGCCTGAAGGTAGTATCACTGTAGAAATTGACTTCCCATTTATGCCATATGATATATGTTAATTGCGCTATTTTACCACATTTGTAGTGGTGGAAAactattagtttttttttctttctgttgTAAACTTCATATTTTTCTCTCTATTTTTAGGGCCAAACAACTGATGTTTTACTGCAAGCTGAAGAAATGAAGAGATTACGACATGAGTTGAATATGATTTATGTTAAGCATACGGGTCAACCCATTGATGTTATAGGTATGCTAATATACATTCTCATAAAAATGATCATATAAATACCATATTAATGTGTTGTTTAAAAGCCCCTAGATTCTTGGTCGCTTATCTAATCATGTCACGAGTCATATTGGCCTCAAATCAAGATCGATTCGCAacatattttgaagttttattccAAAGTCAAATGGAGTCACTGAACTCTCGGGTCACAAGCCGAGGTGTTGAATTTTCATCtgtatttcgaaaaaaaaattttgtgaaagcTTGAATAAAAGTCAAGTCTCTGTCATGGTTAGTTGCGTTTGAGTTATGTTATTCCATTTGGATGATCTGAGTCATTTTGAGTGCTTTAAACACATTACCTGATTAAATCCGAATTTAGCTGATATGATCTTCCTTTCTAGCAATAATATTATGTATCTTAGATTAATTTGTTCAAACAATTTTCACAGAAAAAGCACTGGATCGGGATAATTTTATGAGTGCTGATGAAGCAAAATCATTTGGTATTATAGACTCTGTTCTGAATCCTACTCCTAAAGATGACACAAATGAGCAGACATAGTTTTTCTATgaactatatatataattgCTTAATTATCATTATGTGGTAATTGCAAACTGCCGGTTGATTGTTGAACTAAAGTTGAGTTGCTTAAAAAGGAGCATTGATGTTGctttgtgtttttaatgtttcacAGAGGCAAAAGTGCGTTCTGGTCCAGAACTTctggattttcattttttttcctcTGGAGAATTACACaacaaaaatcactaataaagTACAATTCGATTTTCTTAGGCTAGGATGTTGTTTATCGTGACTCAGTGTTT encodes:
- the LOC144428127 gene encoding ATP-dependent Clp protease proteolytic subunit-like, giving the protein MFCCYVTISSNILFFISKKLKYNKIIPIFKDLSVKMISLRSCLLNVLSKTLKTNSRFLHKTTLSCRPLGIPFVIEQSGRGERSYDIYSRLLKERIVFVMSPIDDFVSGLIVAQLLFLQSESNKKPIHMYINSPGGSVTAGLAIYDTMQHVHCPVATWCMGQASSMGSLLLASGTKGMRQSLPHSRIMLHQPHGGAQGQTTDVLLQAEEMKRLRHELNMIYVKHTGQPIDVIEKALDRDNFMSADEAKSFGIIDSVLNPTPKDDTNEQT